The genomic region CAAAACAGGTGATACCTTCACGAACCAATCGACATCTGAGACTGGGCCACTGCGGCGAGGCAATCGGATTGGTCCTTTCCACCTAGCCAGCGACCAGTCCCGGGCGTCATATACTTCGAGGACCCGCCCATAGGCCGGAGAAGCAGGAATGTCGTCACAGCGTGGCGGTATTGTTACCTAAGGACTTGATTAAAGGTGGGACGTGGTTGATTGACAGACCGATTTCACCTACCGGGATTTGAGAATTTGTCGCAATACCCGCCTTGGAGGCGGGGGTCTTACTTGATTGCCAAGTAATATTCTCCAATGGACTCCTAGCTCGTTGTGACGGGCGGGCTGCTTGACTAATGAGTCGTCGGCGTGGCTTGCGTAGCTCTCCAATCGCTGGGCGGCAGGCCCCAGTCTGAACGGcgatggcggcggcggcggcggcggcggcagcggcagcggggGCTGCGGGCGGTCGGGGCTCCGGGCCGGGGCGGCGGCGCCATCTTGTGCCCGGGGCCGGTGGGGAGGCCGGGGAGGGGGCCCCGGGGGGCGCAGGGGACTACGGGAACGGCCTGGAGTCTGAGGAACTGGAGCCTGAGGAGTTGCTGCTGGAGCCCGAGCCGGAGCCTGAGCCTGAAGAGGAGCCGCCCCGGCCCCGCGCCCCACCGGGAGCTCCGGGCCCTGGGCCTGGCTCGGGAGTCCCCGggagccaggaggaggaggaggagccgggaCTGGTCGAGGGTGACCCGGGGGACGGCGCCATTGAAGACCCGGTAAGGGAAGGAGGCTGAACGAGCTGGTCGGCGACCGGCCGGGTCACGGGAGGCCCGAGCTCAGGCGAGCGGGAGGCAGGCGGGGGGTGCGGGTGGGCGGGGAATAACGTGGCTGGGGCCGGGCCGGATTCTTGACCGCCAGAGGAGGCCCAGCCGGGTTGATTCGGGCGTCATGGGTGTCTAGTGTTCTTCAAAAGGTAGCTTGCATTTCTTACAGAGGTCCTCGAGTAGGCTGGCGGAAGTGGCCGAGCATGGCGGGGGCCGCGCGTGGTGGGAGAGCAGGGCAGAGCCCTTGCGTTGGTTCCTTTCAAGCTCTTCATACCGCTCCTACTTATTGTAGGAGCTGGAAGCGATCAAAGCTCGAGTCAGGGAGATGGAGGAAGAAGCTGAGAAGCTAAAGGAGCTACAGAacgaggtagagaagcagatgaatatGAGTCCACCTCCAGGCAATGGTGAGTAATTGGCGGTTGCACGCGGAGCCGGGGTCGTCGGATCGGAAGGGCCGTGGGAGTACGGGTTACCTGGGATTAGATGCTCCGGACCCAGAAGCTGCTTGTCTGAACAATTACTGGTCAGGTGCTGCGGTCATAGTCCACTGTGTATTCCTCTAATCTTAGTGAGACAGAAGCTATGTTTCGGTTATGGTAGTCTTGGTGgctctttttgtctctgttacaaatttatttttctttgttcttagtcTGTCTGTGTCCTTTGGGGACGTTGCCAGCTGGCATTTGACCTTCAAGTCTAATAGTTTTTTCTTAAACAGGAGACCCTTTAGTTAGGAGTCCTGAGAGAAACTACTTAGCTGCAGGGTTTTCCCCTTTAATCTAGAAATGTCAAGTCTCAGCCCACTTAATTTGGTTCACTTTTCAAATCATTTCAGCCAAAGCTATTCAGTACGAAATTGATTTGGGAATGGGAAGGGATTcttgtattgttttctttgatttttcttaaaaagattatATTAATCTCTTAATTTGTCTTATATTTAGTGAGCAACTATTGTGTGCTAGGCACTATTTTAGGTAATGGGTATAGCAAAGACCAAATTTTTTGTGTTCAccagtggtggtgatggtgcagCACATATTGATCAAGtggaaaacaaatgttttttctttttctaatttcattttcccCCAAAGCTGGTCCAGTGATCATGTCTATTGAGGAGAAGATGGAGGCTGATGCCCGTTCCATCTATGTTGGCAATGTATGTACTAGGGCCCAGATTGGGGTTGGTGGGAGCTCTTATTGGGAAgttatttaaaagttttgaaaataacaTCTCCAGAAAAGGTGgtggtgggccctggctggttggctcagtggtagagcatcggcctggtgtgcggaagtcccaggttcgattctgggccagagcacacaggagaaacgcccatctgcttctccacccctccccctctccttcctctctgtctctctcttcccctcccgcagcgaggctccattggagcaaagttggccggggcactggggatgtctccatggcctctgcctcaggcgctagagtggctctggtcacggcagagcatcgccccctggtgggcgtgccaggtggatcccagtcaggcgcatacaggagtctgtctgactgccttcccatttccagcttcagaaaaatacaaaacaaaagcaaaaacagaaaaggtGGTGGATTTAGGGAGTGGGGGGAGCATTGGGAGGAAgtatagaaggtgatggaaataCCTCTTCTGGGGTTGGAAAGAAAACAgattaggtcctggctggtttgctcagtggtagagcgtcagcctggcgtgctggagtcccaggtttgattcccggccagagcacacaggagcagcgcccatctgcttctccacccctccccctctccttcctttctgtctctctcttcccctcccgcagccaaggctccattggagcaaagatggctcaggcgctagagtggctctggttgcagcagagcaacgccccagatgagcagagcattgccccctggtgggcatgcctggtggatcccggtcgggtgca from Saccopteryx leptura isolate mSacLep1 chromosome 6, mSacLep1_pri_phased_curated, whole genome shotgun sequence harbors:
- the LOC136407651 gene encoding polyadenylate-binding protein 2 isoform X1, whose translation is MAAAAAAAAAAAGAAGGRGSGPGRRRHLVPGAGGEAGEGAPGGAGDYGNGLESEELEPEELLLEPEPEPEPEEEPPRPRAPPGAPGPGPGSGVPGSQEEEEEPGLVEGDPGDGAIEDPELEAIKARVREMEEEAEKLKELQNEVEKQMNMSPPPGNAGPVIMSIEEKMEADARSIYVGNVDYGATAEELEAHFHGCGSVNRVTILCDKFSGHPKGFAYIEFSDKESVRTSLALDESLFRGRQIKVIPKRTNRPGISTTDRGFPRARYRARTTNYNSSRSRFYSGFNSRPRGRVYRGRARATSWYSPY